One window from the genome of Anaerococcus sp. Marseille-Q7828 encodes:
- the hpt gene encoding hypoxanthine phosphoribosyltransferase, with protein MISDTNSMIEKVLIDEDSINIRIKQLAKTINEYYADSQGPLIMVGILKGSVMFMSELAKYVKVDTAMEFMAVSSYEGTTSTGNVKILKDLDTDIKDKSVLLVEDIIDTGHTLLNLKNNLSKRDPKDIKIVTLLDKPERRVVDIKADWYGFKIPNEFVVGFGLDYNQLMRNIPYIGVLKRSVYEKEQD; from the coding sequence ATGATTAGCGATACAAATTCAATGATAGAAAAAGTTTTAATAGACGAAGATAGTATAAATATTCGCATTAAACAACTTGCAAAGACAATAAACGAATATTATGCAGACAGCCAAGGGCCTTTGATAATGGTTGGTATCCTAAAGGGATCTGTTATGTTTATGTCTGAACTTGCAAAGTATGTTAAAGTAGACACGGCTATGGAATTTATGGCGGTTTCATCCTATGAGGGAACAACTTCAACTGGCAATGTCAAAATACTAAAAGATTTGGATACAGATATCAAGGATAAGAGTGTACTTTTGGTTGAGGATATCATAGATACCGGCCACACTCTCCTAAACTTAAAAAATAACCTATCAAAAAGAGATCCTAAGGATATCAAGATTGTAACTCTTCTAGATAAACCAGAAAGACGAGTGGTAGATATCAAGGCTGACTGGTATGGATTTAAAATACCAAATGAATTTGTAGTTGGCTTTGGTTTGGACTATAATCAATTAATGAGAAATATCCCATATATAGGTGTTTTAAAAAGATCTGTATATGAAAAAGAGCAAGATTAG
- a CDS encoding DUF5673 domain-containing protein — MNGNMDMFILILYVAIILFFAYRIFKTKKNKSLLSGEVGEFGREISKLEIGLLVVLLVTGIINFYQGFKLNDKTSMATAGVMIVLALIFGLYSKNKMYIGENGILANSNFYNYKELKKWGFDKESSDLVLQVKKDNQSSNEIVKVKKEDIEAINNLIRKYKLNK, encoded by the coding sequence ATGAATGGAAATATGGATATGTTTATTTTGATTTTATATGTAGCAATTATTTTGTTTTTTGCATATAGGATTTTTAAAACCAAAAAGAACAAGTCACTATTAAGTGGTGAGGTAGGTGAATTTGGTAGAGAAATTTCAAAATTAGAAATCGGTCTTTTGGTAGTTTTGTTAGTTACAGGCATTATTAATTTTTACCAAGGATTCAAATTAAACGACAAGACTAGTATGGCAACGGCGGGAGTTATGATTGTTCTAGCTCTAATATTTGGCCTATATTCTAAAAACAAGATGTATATTGGGGAAAATGGCATACTAGCAAATTCTAATTTTTACAATTACAAAGAGCTTAAAAAATGGGGCTTTGATAAGGAAAGTTCTGACCTTGTTTTGCAAGTTAAAAAAGATAACCAAAGTTCAAATGAGATTGTAAAAGTAAAAAAAGAAGATATAGAAGCTATTAATAATCTAATTAGAAAATATAAACTAAATAAATAG
- a CDS encoding type III pantothenate kinase has product MLLVVDIGNTNTVLGVFDKDELLFRYRVATNLKRTSDELVATLFNMFGVHNVDKDKIEDTIISSVVPDIMYNWQSCNRKLFGREALIVDYKTDTGITIDYDSPREVGADRIVDSVAVYSKYGGPSIIVDMGTAITFDVITEDGAYLGGSIAPGIKIAQDGLFGSTAQLPKIELREPKSAIATTTSESMNAGIVFGYISMIDGLVEQIMKELRNDYHVEDDINVIATGGYSELISVESKYINIIEPDLMLDGLRIIYERNKK; this is encoded by the coding sequence ATGTTACTTGTAGTAGATATAGGAAATACAAATACAGTTCTCGGTGTTTTTGACAAAGATGAATTATTATTTAGGTATAGAGTGGCTACAAATTTAAAGCGAACTAGCGATGAATTGGTAGCTACCCTTTTTAATATGTTCGGCGTTCACAATGTAGATAAGGACAAGATTGAAGATACAATTATTTCTTCAGTTGTACCAGATATAATGTATAATTGGCAGTCTTGCAACAGGAAACTTTTTGGCAGAGAGGCCTTGATAGTTGATTATAAGACTGATACTGGTATAACTATTGACTATGACTCTCCAAGAGAAGTTGGGGCTGATAGAATTGTAGATTCTGTTGCTGTTTATAGTAAGTATGGCGGCCCATCTATCATAGTAGATATGGGTACAGCTATAACCTTTGATGTTATTACCGAAGATGGGGCATACCTTGGTGGTTCGATAGCACCGGGCATAAAGATTGCCCAAGATGGTTTGTTTGGATCAACTGCCCAATTACCAAAAATTGAGCTTAGGGAACCAAAGAGTGCAATTGCCACAACCACATCAGAAAGTATGAATGCCGGTATAGTTTTTGGTTATATATCAATGATTGATGGTCTGGTTGAACAGATTATGAAAGAACTTCGCAATGACTATCATGTAGAAGATGATATAAATGTTATTGCAACTGGTGGATATTCCGAGCTTATTTCTGTAGAATCAAAATATATTAATATCATCGAGCCTGATTTGATGCTGGATGGTCTAAGAATTATTTATGAGCGAAACAAGAAATAA
- the dusB gene encoding tRNA dihydrouridine synthase DusB, whose amino-acid sequence MSETRNKEIMLAPLAGVTDVAFRIICEKYGADKTFTEMVSVNAMAFDNKQTDEIMFISDKEKHANIQIFGRDLERIEKAVKEKINPLDNVKEISFNMGCPAPKIFKNGEGSALMKDLDQVDKITKTLRKSTDKIINVKFRTGVDDSHKNYLEVGKMCETNGIDYVILHARTRDQHYQGKASWEDIRILKDNLSIPVIANGDVFTVEDFINIMDETKADGVMLARGAMGNPFLFKYIKDYLKNGSYQKVRPAEIVDQIREQYELSLLYKDERLVVNQMRKHVGWYIKGLPNATKIREKVNTLKTKEEIFSLLDEYKDVLEEENDRE is encoded by the coding sequence ATGAGCGAAACAAGAAATAAAGAAATAATGCTAGCTCCCCTTGCGGGAGTAACGGATGTTGCCTTTCGCATTATTTGCGAAAAATACGGAGCGGACAAAACTTTTACTGAAATGGTTAGTGTAAATGCCATGGCCTTTGACAATAAACAAACTGACGAGATAATGTTTATTTCAGATAAGGAAAAACATGCCAATATACAAATTTTTGGTAGGGATCTAGAAAGAATTGAAAAGGCAGTAAAAGAAAAGATAAATCCACTGGATAATGTAAAAGAAATAAGTTTTAATATGGGCTGTCCTGCACCAAAGATCTTTAAAAATGGTGAAGGTTCTGCTCTGATGAAAGACCTAGACCAAGTAGACAAAATAACAAAAACTTTGAGAAAATCAACTGATAAGATAATAAATGTAAAGTTTAGAACTGGAGTAGATGATAGCCATAAAAATTACCTAGAAGTTGGTAAAATGTGTGAGACAAATGGCATAGATTATGTCATCCTCCACGCAAGAACAAGGGACCAACATTACCAAGGCAAGGCTAGCTGGGAAGATATAAGAATATTAAAAGATAATTTGTCTATACCAGTAATAGCAAATGGCGATGTCTTCACAGTAGAAGATTTTATCAATATAATGGATGAAACAAAAGCCGATGGAGTCATGCTTGCCAGAGGGGCCATGGGAAATCCATTCTTGTTTAAGTATATCAAAGATTATTTGAAAAATGGTTCTTACCAAAAGGTTCGTCCAGCTGAGATAGTTGATCAAATACGCGAACAATACGAGCTCTCCTTGCTGTATAAGGATGAGAGATTAGTAGTAAATCAAATGAGAAAGCATGTAGGCTGGTACATTAAGGGCCTTCCAAACGCTACAAAAATTAGAGAAAAAGTAAATACACTAAAGACTAAAGAAGAAATATTTAGTTTGTTAGATGAATATAAGGATGTTTTAGAGGAAGAAAATGACAGAGAATAA
- the greA gene encoding transcription elongation factor GreA — protein sequence MTENKEVILSKEYLEKLEDELEYLKTKRRPEIAEKIKIARSFGDLSENADYDEAKNEQGEVESRIAKVEDMIRNAKTIEVDLNSDVVGVGNTVTVFDEEFDETLDYKIVGTAESDPVKGFISNESPVGAALLGKKVDDRVEVVTPNGKMYFTVKGIN from the coding sequence ATGACAGAGAATAAAGAAGTAATTTTATCAAAAGAGTACCTAGAAAAGCTAGAAGATGAACTGGAATATCTTAAAACAAAAAGAAGACCAGAAATAGCAGAAAAAATCAAAATTGCAAGATCTTTTGGAGACTTATCAGAAAATGCTGATTACGATGAAGCCAAAAACGAACAAGGTGAAGTTGAAAGTCGTATAGCAAAAGTCGAAGATATGATTAGAAATGCAAAAACCATTGAAGTTGACCTAAACTCTGATGTAGTAGGAGTGGGAAATACTGTAACAGTTTTTGATGAAGAGTTTGATGAAACATTGGACTACAAAATCGTAGGTACTGCAGAAAGTGATCCAGTAAAAGGATTTATTTCAAACGAATCACCTGTTGGTGCAGCACTATTGGGTAAGAAAGTAGATGACAGAGTTGAAGTAGTAACACCAAATGGGAAAATGTACTTCACAGTAAAAGGCATCAATTAA